Proteins from a single region of Sinorhizobium alkalisoli:
- a CDS encoding ABC transporter substrate-binding protein: MRKLMTTTAVAALMFAATAARAAENVEVLHWWTSGGEAAALDVLKKDLESKGIGWTDMPVAGGGGTEAMTVLRARVTSGNAPTAVQMLGFDILDWAKEGALGNLDEVAAKEGWEKVIPGALQQFSKYDGHWIAAPVNVHSTNWVWINKAALDKAGGKEPTTWEELIALLDNFKEQGITPVAHGGQAWQDATIFDAVVLSLGNDFYKQAFIDLDPAALGGDKMKEAFDRMTKLRSYVDDNFSGRDWNLASSMVIEDKAGLQFMGDWAKGEFLKAGKKPGEDFVCIRFPGTQGSVTFNSDQFAMFKVSEEKVPAQLAMASAIESPTFQSAFNVVKGSVPARTDVPDTDFDDCGKKGIKDLAEANANGTLYGSMAHGHANPASVKNAIYDVVTRHFNGEINSEEAVEELVSAVEAAK; this comes from the coding sequence ATGCGCAAGTTGATGACGACGACAGCGGTTGCGGCTTTGATGTTCGCGGCGACCGCCGCGCGTGCAGCCGAGAATGTGGAAGTGCTGCACTGGTGGACGTCCGGCGGCGAGGCGGCGGCACTCGACGTTCTGAAGAAGGATCTGGAAAGCAAGGGCATCGGCTGGACGGACATGCCGGTCGCCGGCGGCGGCGGCACGGAGGCGATGACGGTATTGCGCGCGCGCGTCACCTCCGGAAACGCGCCGACGGCAGTGCAGATGCTCGGCTTCGACATTCTCGACTGGGCCAAGGAAGGCGCGCTCGGCAATCTCGACGAGGTGGCCGCAAAGGAGGGCTGGGAGAAGGTCATCCCGGGCGCGCTACAGCAGTTCTCGAAATATGACGGCCACTGGATCGCCGCTCCGGTGAACGTCCATTCGACCAACTGGGTGTGGATCAACAAGGCGGCGCTCGACAAGGCCGGGGGCAAGGAGCCGACGACCTGGGAGGAGCTGATCGCACTGCTCGACAATTTCAAGGAGCAGGGCATCACGCCCGTTGCCCATGGCGGCCAGGCTTGGCAGGACGCGACGATCTTCGACGCGGTCGTACTCTCGCTCGGCAACGACTTCTACAAGCAAGCCTTCATCGACCTCGATCCGGCAGCACTCGGCGGCGACAAGATGAAGGAGGCTTTCGACCGGATGACGAAGCTCCGCTCCTATGTGGACGACAACTTCTCCGGCCGCGACTGGAATCTCGCCTCGTCGATGGTGATCGAGGACAAGGCCGGCCTGCAGTTCATGGGCGACTGGGCGAAGGGCGAGTTCCTGAAGGCCGGCAAGAAGCCGGGCGAGGACTTCGTCTGCATCCGCTTCCCCGGAACGCAAGGCTCGGTCACCTTCAACTCCGACCAGTTCGCGATGTTCAAGGTCTCAGAAGAAAAGGTCCCGGCGCAGCTGGCGATGGCCTCGGCGATCGAAAGCCCGACCTTCCAGTCAGCCTTCAACGTGGTCAAGGGTTCGGTACCAGCCCGCACCGACGTTCCGGACACCGATTTCGACGACTGCGGCAAGAAAGGCATCAAGGACCTTGCAGAGGCCAATGCGAACGGCACGCTTTACGGCTCAATGGCGCATGGCCATGCCAATCCGGCCTCCGTCAAGAACGCCATCTATGACGTGGTGACCCGTCACTTCAACGGCGAGATCAACTCGGAGGAAGCGGTCGAGGAGCTCGTCTCGGCTGTCGAGGCGGCGAAGTAG
- a CDS encoding aldehyde dehydrogenase family protein: MTVLVRPKGLGDYKVREFRMLIDGQWVAGAEGRTIERVAPGHGVVVSRYQAATRADAERAIAAARRAFDDGPWPRMTAAERSLILLRAADMIAARADELAFLDAIESGKPISQAKGELAGAADIWRYAAALARELSGESYNTLGDGTLGVVLREAIGVVSIVTPWNFPFLIVSQKLPFALAAGCTAVVKPSELTSGSTLVLGEILEAAGLPAGVVNIIVGTGPEAGAPLTSHPEVDMVSFTGSTGVGRLTMANAAQTLKKVSLELGGKNPQIVFPDANLEEFVDAAVFGAYFNAGECCNAGSRLILHREIAEEVTARIASLAAKVKVGDPLDPDTQVGAIITPEHLEKITGYVSAAANDGATVAGGGAALELGMGQFMAPTILSAVRPDMAVAREEVFGPVLSVLTFETMEEAIRIANSIDYGLSAAVWSRGFDTCLTVGRRVRAGTVWMNTFMDGAAELPFGGYRQSGLGRELGRHAVEDYTETKTLNMHIGERTNWWMPR; this comes from the coding sequence ATGACGGTTCTGGTGCGGCCGAAGGGGCTCGGCGATTATAAGGTGCGCGAATTCCGCATGCTGATCGACGGCCAATGGGTTGCGGGCGCCGAAGGCCGGACGATTGAACGCGTCGCGCCCGGCCACGGCGTCGTCGTCAGCCGCTATCAGGCGGCGACACGGGCGGATGCGGAACGGGCGATCGCCGCGGCACGGCGCGCCTTCGACGACGGTCCCTGGCCGCGCATGACCGCGGCGGAGCGTTCGCTGATCCTCCTGCGTGCGGCCGACATGATTGCCGCACGTGCAGACGAGCTTGCCTTTCTCGACGCGATCGAATCCGGCAAGCCGATCAGCCAGGCAAAGGGCGAGCTTGCGGGCGCGGCTGACATCTGGCGCTATGCCGCGGCACTCGCCCGCGAGCTTTCCGGCGAAAGCTACAACACGCTCGGCGACGGCACGCTCGGCGTCGTGCTGCGCGAGGCAATCGGCGTCGTCTCGATCGTCACGCCCTGGAATTTCCCCTTCCTGATTGTCAGCCAGAAACTGCCCTTCGCGCTCGCGGCCGGCTGCACCGCCGTCGTGAAGCCATCGGAACTCACCTCGGGCTCGACGCTCGTCCTCGGCGAAATCCTCGAGGCCGCCGGCTTGCCGGCCGGCGTCGTCAACATCATCGTCGGAACCGGGCCGGAGGCGGGCGCGCCGCTCACCAGCCATCCGGAAGTCGACATGGTCTCCTTCACCGGGTCGACGGGGGTCGGCCGGCTCACAATGGCCAATGCCGCCCAGACGCTGAAGAAGGTCTCGCTCGAGCTCGGCGGCAAGAACCCGCAGATCGTCTTCCCCGACGCCAATCTCGAAGAATTCGTCGATGCCGCCGTTTTCGGCGCCTATTTCAACGCAGGCGAATGCTGCAATGCCGGCTCGCGGCTGATCCTGCATCGCGAGATTGCCGAGGAGGTGACGGCACGCATCGCCAGCCTCGCGGCCAAGGTCAAGGTCGGCGATCCCCTCGACCCGGATACTCAGGTCGGAGCGATCATCACGCCTGAACACCTGGAAAAGATTACCGGCTATGTTTCTGCCGCGGCGAATGATGGCGCCACCGTCGCCGGGGGCGGCGCGGCGCTCGAGCTCGGCATGGGGCAGTTCATGGCGCCGACCATCCTCTCGGCCGTGCGGCCGGACATGGCGGTGGCGCGCGAGGAAGTCTTCGGGCCGGTCCTCTCGGTGCTTACTTTCGAGACTATGGAAGAGGCGATCCGCATTGCCAACTCGATCGATTACGGGCTCTCGGCCGCTGTCTGGAGCCGTGGCTTCGATACGTGCCTGACGGTCGGGCGGCGGGTGCGCGCCGGTACGGTCTGGATGAACACCTTCATGGATGGCGCTGCGGAACTGCCCTTCGGCGGCTACCGGCAGTCGGGTCTCGGCCGTGAACTCGGGCGCCATGCGGTCGAGGACTACACGGAAACGAAGACGCTCAACATGCATATCGGCGAGCGTACCAACTGGTGGATGCCGCGCTAG
- a CDS encoding enoyl-CoA hydratase/isomerase family protein — protein MADDRIRVEVDGAIAILTIARPERLNAFDLDMLKALAAACDRVEADRAVRVAILTGEGKAFSAGGDIKAWGAMEPQAFGHDWVRFGHRVFERLATLRVPVIAALNGHALGGGLELAAAADIRIAEKHVKIGLPETSLGMVPGWSGTQRLVARFGAQIVRRMVLGGEMFSGEEAKAEGLVDLVVEPGTVMREARDYGARVASRGPAALEVSKLMIASANGEDKGAAVEALGSILVAKTGDLKEGIAAFGEKREARFKGEW, from the coding sequence ATGGCTGACGACCGGATTCGCGTCGAAGTCGACGGTGCGATTGCGATCCTGACGATCGCGCGGCCGGAAAGGCTCAATGCCTTCGACCTCGACATGCTGAAGGCGCTCGCCGCCGCCTGCGACAGGGTCGAGGCGGATCGTGCCGTGCGCGTCGCGATCTTGACCGGCGAGGGCAAGGCCTTCTCTGCCGGCGGCGACATAAAGGCCTGGGGCGCCATGGAGCCGCAGGCATTCGGCCACGATTGGGTACGCTTTGGCCATCGGGTCTTCGAGCGGCTGGCAACGCTGCGCGTGCCGGTGATCGCGGCGCTCAACGGCCATGCGCTCGGCGGCGGGCTGGAACTCGCGGCGGCCGCGGATATCCGGATCGCCGAGAAACACGTGAAGATCGGCCTGCCGGAGACGAGCCTCGGAATGGTGCCCGGCTGGTCCGGCACGCAGCGCCTCGTCGCCCGATTTGGCGCGCAGATCGTGCGGCGCATGGTCCTCGGCGGTGAGATGTTCTCGGGCGAAGAGGCGAAGGCCGAGGGCCTGGTCGATCTCGTGGTCGAACCGGGAACGGTGATGCGGGAGGCGCGGGACTATGGGGCGCGTGTGGCCTCCCGCGGTCCCGCGGCGCTTGAAGTGTCGAAACTGATGATTGCCTCGGCGAATGGCGAGGACAAGGGCGCCGCGGTCGAGGCGCTGGGCTCGATCCTCGTCGCCAAGACAGGCGACCTCAAGGAAGGCATCGCCGCCTTCGGCGAGAAACGCGAAGCCCGTTTCAAGGGAGAATGGTGA
- a CDS encoding acyl CoA:acetate/3-ketoacid CoA transferase, with the protein MRSTPALSSKHISPAEAAALIPDGAVVSVSSSSGLGCPDLMLKAIGERFDATGHPRDLTTLHPIAAGDMSGIKGVDHIARKDLLKRIIGGSYPSGPSSAEPPLIWQMIGANDVAAYNIPSGILFDMHREAAARRPGVMTKVGLDTFVDPSREGCAMNAAAAAEPVVKKISFEGEDWLYFKAIAPEVAIIRATTADERGNLTYEHEGAYLGGLDQALAARNNGGIVIAQVKRLAREGSLKPHDVRVPGVLVDYIVVDPEQKQTTQTLYDPAISGEIFRPLDSFRLPEFNIQKVIARRVAQELEAGSAVNLGFGISANVPRILLEEGLHGAVTWVIEQGAVGGVPLLDFAFGCAANADAFMPSPHQFTYFQGAGFDASLLSFLEIDRTGSVNVSKLSFRPHVTAGAGGFVDITARARKIVFSGMFNAGARLAVADGRLVIEKEGKLKKLVDRVEHVTFSGRRAIEQGQDVTYVTERAVMKLTPEGIMLTEIAPGVDLQEHVLGQSEFPLLVSDGLKVMDAALFQEAPIGLSLPAKPRRTIVGGADG; encoded by the coding sequence ATGCGGTCGACACCAGCACTTTCCAGCAAGCACATCAGCCCGGCCGAAGCGGCGGCCCTCATTCCGGACGGCGCGGTCGTTTCCGTCTCCTCCTCGAGCGGGCTTGGCTGCCCGGACCTGATGCTGAAGGCGATCGGCGAGCGCTTCGACGCGACCGGCCACCCGCGGGATCTGACAACCCTGCATCCGATCGCCGCCGGCGACATGAGCGGCATCAAGGGGGTCGACCACATTGCCAGGAAGGATCTGCTCAAGCGGATCATTGGCGGCTCCTACCCATCCGGGCCGTCGAGTGCGGAGCCGCCGCTGATCTGGCAGATGATCGGCGCCAACGACGTCGCCGCCTATAACATCCCCTCCGGCATCCTCTTCGACATGCATCGCGAGGCGGCGGCCAGGCGACCGGGGGTGATGACCAAGGTCGGGCTCGACACCTTCGTCGATCCGTCGCGCGAAGGCTGTGCCATGAATGCGGCGGCCGCCGCCGAGCCGGTCGTGAAGAAGATTTCCTTCGAGGGCGAGGACTGGCTCTATTTCAAGGCGATCGCCCCTGAGGTCGCGATCATCCGCGCGACCACGGCGGACGAGCGCGGCAATCTCACCTATGAACATGAAGGCGCTTATCTCGGCGGTCTCGACCAGGCGCTTGCCGCCCGCAACAATGGTGGAATCGTCATTGCCCAGGTGAAGCGCCTCGCAAGGGAGGGTTCGCTCAAGCCCCATGACGTGCGCGTTCCCGGCGTGCTCGTCGACTATATCGTCGTCGATCCCGAACAGAAGCAGACGACGCAGACGCTCTACGACCCGGCGATTTCCGGCGAGATCTTCCGCCCGCTCGACAGCTTCCGCCTGCCGGAATTCAACATTCAGAAGGTGATCGCGCGTCGCGTCGCGCAGGAGCTCGAGGCCGGAAGTGCCGTCAATCTCGGCTTCGGCATCTCCGCCAACGTCCCGCGGATCCTCCTTGAAGAAGGGTTGCACGGGGCCGTGACCTGGGTGATCGAGCAGGGCGCGGTCGGCGGCGTTCCGCTTCTCGATTTCGCCTTCGGCTGCGCCGCGAATGCCGACGCGTTCATGCCGTCGCCGCATCAGTTCACCTACTTCCAGGGGGCGGGCTTCGATGCTTCGCTGCTGTCCTTCCTGGAAATCGACCGAACGGGCTCGGTCAATGTCTCGAAGCTCAGCTTCCGGCCGCATGTGACGGCGGGGGCAGGGGGCTTCGTCGACATCACCGCGCGTGCCAGAAAGATCGTTTTTTCCGGCATGTTCAATGCCGGCGCCCGGCTCGCGGTCGCCGACGGGCGGCTCGTCATCGAGAAGGAAGGCAAGCTCAAGAAGCTCGTCGATCGCGTCGAGCATGTCACCTTCTCCGGCCGGCGGGCCATCGAGCAGGGGCAGGACGTGACCTATGTCACCGAGCGCGCGGTGATGAAGCTGACGCCGGAAGGAATCATGCTCACGGAGATTGCGCCGGGCGTCGATCTTCAGGAGCATGTTCTCGGGCAGTCCGAATTTCCGCTTCTCGTTTCCGACGGGCTGAAGGTTATGGATGCGGCGCTGTTTCAGGAGGCGCCGATCGGGCTCAGCTTGCCGGCCAAGCCGCGGCGGACGATTGTGGGAGGCGCCGATGGCTGA
- a CDS encoding Gfo/Idh/MocA family protein — protein sequence MIGWGLIGASTIAREWVIGAIRAAGGDVVSVMSSSAERGATYAQENGIAKSVASVDELVGDPDIQAVYISTTNELHREQALAAIRAGKHVLCEKPLALTLNDACEMVLKACEAGVVLGTNHHLRNAATHRAMREAIAAGRIGRPIAARVFHAVYLPPHLQGWRLDRPEAGGGVILDITVHDADTLRFVLDDDPIEAVAISHSAGLSKEGLEDGVMGVLRFRSGVIAQFHDAFTTKYAETGLEVHGTDGSLIGRNVMTQRPVGTVTLRNEDGEFDLPLDHSNLYETALQAFHAAIEGKGSPSATGEDGVWSLAAGLAVAKSAASGMAVQIETGL from the coding sequence ATGATTGGCTGGGGACTGATCGGCGCGAGCACGATCGCGCGCGAGTGGGTGATCGGCGCCATCCGTGCGGCCGGCGGCGACGTCGTCTCGGTGATGAGTTCGAGCGCCGAACGCGGCGCCACTTACGCCCAGGAAAACGGCATCGCCAAGTCGGTCGCCAGCGTCGATGAGCTGGTCGGCGATCCGGACATCCAGGCGGTCTATATTTCGACGACCAACGAATTGCATCGCGAGCAGGCGCTCGCAGCAATCCGAGCCGGCAAGCACGTGCTCTGCGAGAAGCCGCTGGCCCTCACCCTCAACGACGCCTGCGAAATGGTGCTGAAGGCCTGCGAGGCCGGCGTCGTGCTCGGCACCAATCACCACCTGCGCAATGCGGCCACCCACCGCGCAATGCGCGAGGCGATCGCCGCCGGCCGGATCGGCAGGCCGATCGCGGCGCGCGTCTTTCACGCGGTTTATCTGCCGCCACATCTGCAGGGCTGGCGGCTCGACAGACCGGAGGCGGGCGGCGGCGTCATCCTCGATATCACCGTCCATGACGCCGACACGCTGCGCTTCGTGCTCGACGATGACCCCATCGAGGCGGTGGCGATCAGCCACAGCGCTGGTCTCAGCAAGGAGGGGCTCGAGGACGGCGTAATGGGCGTCCTGCGCTTCCGCTCCGGCGTCATCGCCCAGTTCCACGACGCCTTCACGACGAAATATGCGGAGACCGGCCTGGAGGTCCACGGCACGGATGGCTCTCTCATCGGGCGCAACGTGATGACGCAGCGCCCGGTCGGCACCGTCACTTTGCGCAATGAAGACGGTGAATTCGACCTGCCGCTCGACCACTCCAATCTCTATGAGACGGCGCTTCAGGCCTTTCATGCCGCCATCGAAGGGAAGGGCAGCCCTTCGGCGACAGGCGAGGACGGCGTCTGGTCGCTTGCGGCCGGCCTCGCGGTTGCAAAGTCCGCCGCCAGCGGCATGGCGGTGCAGATCGAAACGGGGCTTTGA
- a CDS encoding LacI family DNA-binding transcriptional regulator: protein MARERVTVVDIARAAGVSKSTVSLVLQGSPLVNEVTRAKVNATIRELGYVYNRSAANLRQAKSKIIGIVVNDLTNSFFAELAVGVDSVVQSAGFVQFLANTGEKIERQREVVASMREHGVSGLIISPSRGTTAADLAPLVASGIPVVLVVRDIAGAGVSSLTSDNHAGAVAAVRHLVERGHRRIAFLGGFADTAVFEARMRGYRDALGEAGLDVPEELVIGSAPSRAGGVTAIEQAMMLKERPTAALCFNDAVAFGVCDGLRARRLEPGADFAVIGFDDVIEAKTAVPALTTVSVDPQGMGERAAELLLKQIGAGQADAQAIVSPVRLVVRQSCGAPIDHKVKEVSP from the coding sequence ATGGCAAGGGAGCGGGTGACGGTCGTCGACATTGCGCGCGCCGCCGGTGTGTCGAAGTCGACCGTGTCGCTCGTCTTGCAGGGCAGCCCGCTCGTCAATGAAGTGACGCGAGCGAAGGTGAATGCCACCATTCGCGAACTCGGCTATGTCTACAATCGCAGCGCCGCCAATCTGCGCCAGGCGAAATCGAAGATCATCGGCATCGTCGTCAATGATCTCACCAACAGCTTCTTTGCGGAGCTTGCCGTCGGAGTCGATTCGGTCGTGCAGTCCGCGGGCTTCGTGCAGTTCCTTGCCAACACTGGAGAGAAAATTGAACGCCAACGCGAGGTCGTCGCCTCGATGCGCGAGCATGGCGTCTCCGGTTTGATCATTTCGCCGTCTCGAGGCACGACGGCCGCCGATCTCGCACCGCTCGTCGCCAGCGGCATTCCCGTCGTGCTCGTCGTTCGCGACATTGCGGGCGCCGGGGTTTCGTCGCTGACCTCCGACAATCATGCTGGCGCCGTTGCGGCAGTCCGCCATCTGGTCGAGCGCGGTCACCGCCGCATCGCCTTTCTCGGCGGCTTTGCCGATACGGCCGTCTTCGAGGCGCGCATGCGCGGCTACCGCGATGCCCTTGGCGAGGCGGGATTGGATGTGCCGGAGGAACTCGTCATCGGTTCGGCGCCGTCGCGCGCCGGCGGGGTCACCGCCATCGAACAGGCGATGATGCTGAAGGAGCGGCCGACGGCTGCACTCTGCTTCAATGACGCGGTCGCCTTCGGCGTCTGCGACGGGCTCAGAGCGCGGCGGCTCGAGCCGGGCGCGGATTTCGCCGTGATCGGTTTCGACGACGTCATCGAGGCGAAGACGGCGGTGCCGGCGCTGACCACGGTCTCGGTCGATCCGCAGGGCATGGGCGAGCGTGCGGCGGAATTGCTGTTGAAGCAGATCGGTGCGGGCCAAGCGGACGCGCAAGCGATCGTCAGTCCGGTGCGGCTCGTCGTCCGCCAAAGCTGCGGTGCGCCGATCGACCACAAGGTAAAGGAGGTTTCGCCATGA
- a CDS encoding dihydrodipicolinate synthase family protein — protein sequence MTSLLLPNRDGSLEEYRLRGTPIARPAAAPSFSRIAYAAAHVVSDPLADADPWGHPAIDWEATMAFRRHLWSLGFKIAEAMDTAQRGMGLSWAGAQELIRRSLAEARGVPGADLACGAGTDQLSPAEARSVEDVIASYEEQIGFVEAEGGRAIMMASRALASVARSADDYRHVYGRILSQARDKVVLHWLGDMFDPQLEGYWGSTNFEEALETVLSIIRENSAKVEGIKISLLDNRKEVKLRNGLPEGVLCFTGDDFNYAELIEGDGEKCSHALLGIFDAVAPSASKALAALAAGDLATFRGVIAPTVPLSRKIFEAPTQYYKAGVVFLAWLNGHQRHFTMPAGLQSARGVLHYADIFRLADQANVLDQPELAVGRMRHLLAVLGVEQGV from the coding sequence ATGACCAGCCTGCTGCTGCCGAACCGGGACGGCTCGCTTGAAGAATACCGGCTGCGCGGAACGCCGATCGCCCGACCCGCGGCGGCACCAAGCTTCAGCCGCATCGCCTATGCGGCCGCCCATGTCGTCTCCGATCCGCTCGCGGACGCCGATCCCTGGGGGCATCCGGCGATCGATTGGGAGGCGACCATGGCCTTCCGCCGTCACCTCTGGAGCCTCGGCTTCAAGATCGCCGAGGCGATGGATACCGCCCAGCGCGGCATGGGGCTTTCCTGGGCGGGCGCGCAGGAGCTGATCCGCCGTTCGCTTGCGGAGGCGCGCGGCGTCCCCGGCGCCGACCTTGCCTGCGGCGCCGGCACGGACCAGCTCTCCCCCGCGGAGGCGCGCTCCGTCGAGGACGTCATCGCGTCCTACGAGGAGCAGATCGGCTTCGTCGAGGCCGAGGGCGGGCGGGCGATCATGATGGCGAGCCGGGCGCTCGCCAGCGTCGCGCGCTCCGCAGACGACTACCGCCACGTCTACGGCCGCATCCTGTCCCAGGCGAGGGACAAGGTGGTGCTGCATTGGCTGGGCGACATGTTCGACCCGCAGCTCGAGGGCTATTGGGGCTCGACGAATTTCGAGGAGGCGCTGGAAACGGTGCTCTCCATCATTCGCGAGAACAGCGCCAAAGTCGAAGGAATCAAGATTTCGCTGCTCGACAATCGCAAGGAAGTAAAGCTTCGCAACGGCCTGCCGGAGGGCGTGCTCTGCTTCACCGGCGACGACTTCAATTATGCGGAACTGATCGAGGGTGACGGCGAGAAATGCAGCCACGCCCTGCTCGGCATCTTCGACGCCGTCGCGCCCTCGGCCTCAAAGGCCCTTGCAGCGCTTGCGGCCGGCGATCTCGCGACCTTCCGCGGCGTGATCGCGCCGACCGTACCGTTGTCGCGCAAGATCTTCGAGGCGCCGACGCAATATTACAAGGCCGGCGTCGTGTTTCTGGCCTGGCTCAACGGCCACCAGCGCCATTTCACCATGCCGGCCGGCCTGCAATCCGCCCGCGGTGTGCTGCACTATGCGGATATCTTCCGCCTCGCCGACCAGGCCAACGTGCTCGACCAGCCAGAACTCGCGGTGGGGAGAATGCGCCATCTGCTTGCGGTGCTGGGGGTGGAGCAGGGGGTATAG
- a CDS encoding M3 family metallopeptidase, with translation MAANASLNPALVNWTGHEGLPRFEAIMDEDFGPAFDAALASHEAEIEAIANNPEPPTFENTVVALEIAGDELSRVSALFWNKAGAHTNDVIQALEREIAPKMSRHYSKIGTNPVLFARIDALWERREQLGLDLEATRVLERHWKGFVKSGAKLDRPDQERLAAINERLAGLGARFGQNVLGDEKLWALMLASEEELAGLPDFLRDAMAAAARDRGEDGKYAVTLSRSIIEPFLTFSDNRDLREQAFKAWIARGENGGDTDNRAIIAETLSLRAEKARLLGYENYAALKLDDTMAKTPETVNGLLMQVWEKAAARAREEEAELAKLIAAEGRNHEVMPWDWRHYAEKLRARTFSFSESELKPYLQLEKIIDACFAVAHRLFGITATEKKGLAAYHPDVRVFEIRDVQGKLVALFLGDYFARSSKRSGAWMSSFQSQHKLRLKNGTTGEIPIIYNVCNFAKPADGKPALLSLDDARTLFHEFGHALHGMLSNVTYPSVSGTGVSRDFVELPSQLYEHWLTVPDILKTYAVHYRTGEPMPEALLEKVLAARTFNSGFATVEFTSSALVDMAYHTAEAGSDPLALEAATLERIGMPTSIVMRHRSPHFLHVFSGDGYSAGYYSYMWSEVLDADAFAAFEEAGDPFDPEMAARLKAHIYSIGGAIDPEDAYKAFRGKLPSPDAMLAKRGLAAPVL, from the coding sequence ATGGCCGCCAACGCTTCGCTCAATCCCGCCCTCGTGAACTGGACCGGACACGAGGGCCTGCCACGGTTCGAGGCGATCATGGACGAGGATTTCGGACCCGCTTTCGATGCGGCGCTCGCGAGCCACGAGGCGGAGATCGAAGCAATCGCCAACAATCCGGAGCCGCCGACCTTCGAGAACACCGTCGTCGCGCTGGAGATTGCCGGAGATGAACTTTCGCGCGTCTCGGCGCTCTTCTGGAACAAGGCGGGCGCCCACACCAATGACGTGATCCAGGCGCTCGAGCGCGAAATCGCGCCGAAGATGTCGCGGCACTATTCGAAGATCGGCACGAATCCCGTGCTCTTCGCCCGCATCGATGCGCTCTGGGAGAGGCGCGAGCAACTGGGGCTCGACCTCGAGGCGACGCGTGTCCTCGAGCGCCACTGGAAGGGTTTCGTCAAATCCGGGGCGAAGCTCGACAGGCCCGATCAGGAGCGCCTTGCCGCAATCAACGAGAGGCTTGCCGGACTCGGAGCGAGGTTCGGCCAGAACGTGCTCGGGGACGAGAAGCTGTGGGCGCTGATGCTTGCGAGCGAGGAGGAACTGGCGGGCCTGCCGGATTTCCTCCGGGACGCCATGGCGGCGGCGGCGCGCGACCGGGGAGAGGACGGCAAATATGCGGTGACGTTGTCGCGCTCGATCATCGAGCCTTTCCTGACCTTCTCGGACAATCGTGACCTGCGCGAGCAGGCGTTCAAGGCCTGGATCGCCCGCGGCGAAAATGGCGGCGATACCGATAACCGCGCCATAATCGCCGAGACGCTGTCACTCCGGGCGGAAAAGGCGAGGCTGCTCGGCTACGAGAATTACGCGGCGTTGAAGCTGGACGACACCATGGCGAAGACGCCCGAGACGGTGAACGGCCTCCTGATGCAGGTCTGGGAGAAGGCGGCCGCACGCGCCCGCGAGGAAGAGGCGGAGCTTGCGAAGCTCATCGCCGCCGAAGGACGAAACCACGAGGTCATGCCCTGGGATTGGCGGCACTATGCCGAAAAGCTGAGGGCCCGGACATTCAGCTTCTCGGAAAGCGAACTGAAGCCCTATCTGCAACTCGAGAAGATCATCGACGCCTGTTTCGCCGTCGCTCATCGCCTGTTCGGTATCACGGCCACGGAGAAGAAGGGCCTCGCCGCCTATCACCCGGATGTCCGCGTTTTCGAGATCCGCGATGTCCAGGGCAAGCTGGTTGCGCTGTTCCTTGGCGACTATTTCGCCCGCTCCTCCAAGCGATCCGGCGCCTGGATGAGCTCGTTCCAGTCGCAGCACAAGCTTCGGCTCAAGAACGGCACGACCGGCGAAATCCCGATCATCTACAATGTCTGCAATTTCGCGAAGCCCGCCGACGGCAAGCCGGCGCTGCTTTCGCTCGACGACGCCCGCACGCTGTTCCACGAGTTCGGGCACGCGTTGCACGGCATGCTCTCCAACGTCACCTATCCGTCCGTGTCCGGCACCGGCGTTTCGCGCGATTTCGTCGAATTGCCGTCGCAGCTCTATGAGCACTGGCTGACCGTGCCGGACATCCTCAAAACCTATGCCGTGCACTACCGGACCGGCGAGCCGATGCCCGAGGCGCTGCTCGAAAAAGTACTCGCCGCCCGGACTTTCAATTCCGGCTTCGCGACGGTGGAATTCACCTCGTCGGCGCTCGTGGACATGGCCTATCACACGGCGGAGGCGGGCTCGGACCCGTTGGCGCTGGAGGCGGCGACGCTCGAAAGGATCGGCATGCCGACGTCGATCGTCATGCGCCATCGCAGCCCGCATTTCCTGCATGTCTTTTCAGGCGACGGCTATTCCGCCGGCTACTATTCCTACATGTGGTCGGAGGTGCTCGACGCCGACGCCTTCGCCGCCTTCGAGGAAGCCGGCGACCCCTTCGATCCGGAAATGGCGGCCAGACTCAAGGCCCACATCTATTCCATCGGCGGCGCGATCGACCCGGAAGATGCCTACAAGGCCTTCCGTGGCAAGCTGCCGAGTCCGGACGCGATGCTGGCGAAGAGGGGACTGGCGGCGCCGGTACTCTGA